In the Coturnix japonica isolate 7356 chromosome 6, Coturnix japonica 2.1, whole genome shotgun sequence genome, one interval contains:
- the HOGA1 gene encoding 4-hydroxy-2-oxoglutarate aldolase, mitochondrial isoform X1, whose translation MALSTCLTSPLRPALAALCRGLSTPPGPQPKLDLRGIFPPITTPFSPTQEVDYGQLEGNLHRYASIPFRGLVVLGSSGEFPLLALRERLELVSRVRRALPRDRLLLAGSGCESTRATIELTGSMAEAGADAAMVVTPCYYRGAMSSAALVRHYTEVAEKSPIPVVLYSVPANTNLELPLEAVLTLAQHPNIIGIKDSGGDITRIGLIVHKTQQEDFQVLSGSAGFLMASYAVGASGGICALANVLGAPLCQLEHLCQQGRWQEARELQQRLIEPNAAVTRRFGIPGLKKAMDLFGLYGGPCRAPLAPLSPAQVEELKGTFSTNGWL comes from the exons ATGGCGCTCAGCACCTGCCTCACCTCTCCGCTCCGGCCAgccctggcagctctgtgccgGGGGCTCAGCACTCCCCCGGGACCACAGCCCAAGCTCGACCTCAGAGGCATCTTCCCACCCATCACCACCCCCTTCTCACCCACGCAGGAGGTGGACTATGGCCAGCTGGAGGGGAACCTGCACCGCTATGCCAGCATCCCCTTCCGAG ggctggtggtgctgggctCCAGTGGGGAGTTCCCCCTGCTGGCACTTCGTGAGCGGCTGGAGCTGGTGAGCCGCGTACGCCGCGCTTTGCCCAGGGACCgcctgctgctggcaggctCAGGATGCGAAT CCACTCGGGCCACCATCGAGCTGACGGGCAGCATGGCAGAGGCAGGAGCTGATGCTGCAATGGTCGTGACACCCTGCTACTACCGGGGAGCCATGAGCAGCGCTGCACTGGTGCGGCACTACACCGAG GTGGCCGAGAAATCCCCAATCCCCGTGGTGCTGTACAGTGTGCCCGCCAACACCAATCTGGAGCTGCCACTGGAGGCTGTGCTCACCCTGGCTCAGCACCCCAACATCATCGGCATCAAGGACAGCGGTGGGGAT ATCACTCGCATAGGGCTGATTGTCCACAAGACACAGCAGGAGGATTTCCAGGTGCTGTCAGGGTCAGCCGGCTTCCTGATGGCGAGCTATGCCGTAG GTGCCTCTGGGGGGATCTGCGCCCTCGCCAACGTCCTGGGGGCACCCCTGTGCCAGCTGGAGCACCTGTGCCAACAGGGCCGCTGGCAGGAAGCCCGCGAGCTGCAGCAGCGACTCATTGAGCCCAACGCAGCG GTCACTCGCCGGTTTGGGATTCCAGGGCTGAAGAAGGCCATGGATTTGTTTGGCCTCTATGGCGGCCCCTGCCGTGCACCCCTGGCACCGCTAAGCCCAGCCCAGGTGGAGGAGCTGAAAGGCACCTTCAGCACCAACGGGTGGTTGTGA
- the PI4K2A gene encoding phosphatidylinositol 4-kinase type 2-alpha: MDETSPLVSPERAQGPDYGLPGSAVRTLPPAAPPQPSPPPSPGGRDRERQPLLERGARGPAAAAAQAQAQAAAAAAQAQAAAAAQRERNDFPEDPEFAEVVRRAELASERGIYPERISQGSSGSYFVKDPQGKIIGVFKPKNEEPYGHLNPKWTKWLQKLCCPCCFGRDCLVLNQGYLSEAGASLVDQKLELNIVPRTKVVYLASETFNYSAIDRVKSRGKRLALEKVPKVGQRFNRIGLPPKVGSFQLFVEGYKDADYWLRRFEAEPLPENTNRQLLLQFERLVVLDYIIRNTDRGNDNWLIKYDCPLDSAGVRDSDWVVVKEPIIKLAAIDNGLAFPLKHPDSWRAYPFYWAWLPQAKIPFSQEIKDLILPKISDPNFVKDLEEDLYELFKKDPGFDRGQFHKQIAVMRGQILNLTQALKDGKSPLHLVQMPPVIVETARSHQRTASESYTQSFQSRKPFFTWW, translated from the exons ATGGACGAGACGAGCCCGCTGGTGTCCCCGGAGCGGGCGCAGGGCCCCGACTACGGGCTGCCGGGCAGTGCTGTGCGCACGctgccgcccgccgcccccccgcAGCCGTCGCCGCCTCCTTCCCCCGGTGGCCGCGATCGCGAGCGGCAGCCGCTGCTGGAGCGTGGGGCGCGGGGCCCCGCGGCGGCCGCGGCGCAGGCCCAGGCCcaagcggcggcggcggcggcccaGGCtcaggcggcggcggcggcgcagCGGGAACGGAACGACTTCCCCGAGGACCCCGAGTTCGCCGAGGTGGTGCGGCGGGCAGAGCTGGCCAGCGAGAGAGGGATCTACCCCGAGCGCATCTCACAGGGCTCCAGCGGCAGCTACTTCGTTAAGGACCCGCAAGGA AAAATTATCGGTGTCTTCAAACCCAAGAATGAGGAGCCATACGGGCATCTGAACCCCAAGTGGACCAAGTGGCTGCAGAAGTTGTGCTGCCCGTGCTGCTTTGGGAGAGACTGCCTTGTTCTAAACCAGGGCTACCTATCAGAGGCGGGTGCCAGCCTGGTGGACCAGAAACTGGAGCTCAACATTGTTCCCCGCACAAAG GTGGTGTATCTGGCCAGTGAGACCTTTAACTACAGTGCCATTGACAGAGTGAAGTCCCGAGGAAAGAGACTAGCCCTGGAGAAGGTGCCGAAAGTGGGTCAGCGCTTCAACCGCATTGGCTTGCCTCCCAAG GTGGGTTCCTTCCAGCTATTTGTGGAAGGCTACAAGGACGCTGACTACTGGCTGCGGCGGTTTGAGGCTGAGCCGCTCCCTGAGAACACCAAccggcagctgctgctgcaatttGAGCGGCTGGTGGTGCTGGACTACATCATCAGGAACACAG atCGGGGCAATGATAACTGGCTCATCAAATATGACTGTCCCCTGGACAGCGCAGGCGTGAGG GACAGTGACTGGGTGGTTGTGAAAGAGCCCATCATCAAGCTTGCTGCAATAGATAACGGTTTGGCCTTTCCTTTGAAACATCCGGACTCCTGGAGAGCAT ATCCCTTCTACTGGGCATGGTTACCACAGGCCAAAATCCCCTTTTCACAAGAGATCAAAGACCTAATTCTTCCCAAGATCTCAGACCCCAACTTTGTCAAAGACCTGGAAGAAGATCTGTATGAGCTCTTCAAG AAGGACCCTGGCTTTGACAGGGGACAGTTTCACAAGCAGATTGCAGTCATGAGAGGCCAG ATCCTGAACCTGACACAGGCACTGAAAGATGGGAAGAGCCCCCTGCATCTGGTTCAGATGCCACCTGTGATTGTAGAAACGGCACGTTCCCACCAGCGCACTGCCAGCGAGTCCTACACGCAGAGCTTCCAGAGCCGGAAGCCTTTCTTCACCTGGTGGTAG
- the UBTD1 gene encoding ubiquitin domain-containing protein 1: MRTWGAGRAQGRLWRRGGSGGRSRAGRFDDAGARGAARRGARPDTCRAARAAAAVGEAPAMGGCVGRQRRERPSAGSPRKRAGRNEPLKKERPKWKSDYPMTDGQLRSKRDEFWDTAPAFEGRKEIWDALKAAAYAVEVNDHSLAQAILDGASITLPHGSLTECYDELGNRYQLPVYCLAPPVNLILERGEEEAAEPAEPLPNARREFALKVRLSTGKDLRLSASMADTIGQLKKQLQAQEGIDLAWQRWFFSGKLLTDRTQLQETKIQKDYVVQVIVNQPLPPRN; encoded by the exons ATGCGCACGTGGGGGGCGGGGCGCGCCCAGGGCCGGCTTTGGCGGCGGGGCGGCTCGGGCGGTCGGAGTCGGGCGGGGCGGTTTGACGACGCCGGAGCCCGCGGTGCAGCGCGGCGTGGAGCCCGGCCGGACACATGCCGAGCcgcccgcgccgccgccgccgtcggTGAAGCCCCGGCCATGGGCGGCTGCGTGGGGCGGCAGCGCCGGGAGCGGCCCTCAGCGGGGAGCCCCCGCAAGAGAGCAG GCCGCAATGAGCCCCTGAAGAAGGAGCGTCCCAAGTGGAAGAGCGACTACCCCATGACAGACGGGCAGCTGCGCAGCAAGAGGGATGAATTCTGGGACACAGCGCCCGCCTTCGAGGGCCGTAAGGAGATCTGGGATGCCCTGAAGGCTGCAGCCTATGCCGTGGAGGTCAACGACCACAGCCTGGCCCAGGCCATCCTGGATGGAGCCAGCATCACCCTGCCCCACG GGTCGCTGACGGAGTGCTACGACGAGCTGGGCAACCGCTACCAGCTGCCTGTGTACTGCCTGGCACCGCCTGTCAACCTGATCCTGGAGCGGGGCGAGGAGGAGGCGGCTGAGCCAGCTGAACCACTCCCCAATGCCCGGCGTGAGTTCGCCCTCAAGGTGCGCCTGTCCACTGGCAAGGACCTGCGGCTCAGCGCCAGCATGGCCGACACCATCGGGCAGctgaagaagcagctgcaggcGCAGGAGGGCATCGACCTGGCCTGGCAGCGATGGTTCTTCTCTGGCAAGCTGCTCACCGACCGCACGCAGCTGCAGGAGACCAAGATCCAGAAGGATTACGTGGTGCAAGTCATCGTCAACCAGCCTCTGCCACCCAGGAACTGA
- the HOGA1 gene encoding 4-hydroxy-2-oxoglutarate aldolase, mitochondrial isoform X2 codes for MALSTCLTSPLRPALAALCRGLSTPPGPQPKLDLRGIFPPITTPFSPTQEVDYGQLEGNLHRYASIPFRGLVVLGSSGEFPLLALRERLELVSRVRRALPRDRLLLAGSGCESTRATIELTGSMAEAGADAAMVVTPCYYRGAMSSAALVRHYTEVAEKSPIPVVLYSVPANTNLELPLEAVLTLAQHPNIIGIKDSGGDITRIGLIVHKTQQEDFQVLSGSAGFLMASYAVGHSPVWDSRAEEGHGFVWPLWRPLPCTPGTAKPSPGGGAERHLQHQRVVVSPWPIPAVQAAPSAPAPSCTWKLGTIGS; via the exons ATGGCGCTCAGCACCTGCCTCACCTCTCCGCTCCGGCCAgccctggcagctctgtgccgGGGGCTCAGCACTCCCCCGGGACCACAGCCCAAGCTCGACCTCAGAGGCATCTTCCCACCCATCACCACCCCCTTCTCACCCACGCAGGAGGTGGACTATGGCCAGCTGGAGGGGAACCTGCACCGCTATGCCAGCATCCCCTTCCGAG ggctggtggtgctgggctCCAGTGGGGAGTTCCCCCTGCTGGCACTTCGTGAGCGGCTGGAGCTGGTGAGCCGCGTACGCCGCGCTTTGCCCAGGGACCgcctgctgctggcaggctCAGGATGCGAAT CCACTCGGGCCACCATCGAGCTGACGGGCAGCATGGCAGAGGCAGGAGCTGATGCTGCAATGGTCGTGACACCCTGCTACTACCGGGGAGCCATGAGCAGCGCTGCACTGGTGCGGCACTACACCGAG GTGGCCGAGAAATCCCCAATCCCCGTGGTGCTGTACAGTGTGCCCGCCAACACCAATCTGGAGCTGCCACTGGAGGCTGTGCTCACCCTGGCTCAGCACCCCAACATCATCGGCATCAAGGACAGCGGTGGGGAT ATCACTCGCATAGGGCTGATTGTCCACAAGACACAGCAGGAGGATTTCCAGGTGCTGTCAGGGTCAGCCGGCTTCCTGATGGCGAGCTATGCCGTAG GTCACTCGCCGGTTTGGGATTCCAGGGCTGAAGAAGGCCATGGATTTGTTTGGCCTCTATGGCGGCCCCTGCCGTGCACCCCTGGCACCGCTAAGCCCAGCCCAGGTGGAGGAGCTGAAAGGCACCTTCAGCACCAACGGGTGGTTGTGAGCCCCTGgcccatccctgctgtgcaggcagcaccaTCTGcccctgctccttcctgcacCTGGAAACTGGGGACCATTGGGAGCTGA
- the MARVELD1 gene encoding MARVEL domain-containing protein 1 codes for MRRAGRRARVTRGEIPRDVTGIPGAAPFPALLRSPRSVPRYRWAPRCGTRRRRRVEDAERDGRGGGFGRGAPLARLGRPGAGRGGGGERPRSTPDVGQHPAALSKCCRGAESLPPLGRQRPAMARSAPPAVPPPPPGPPPRGSLGLHRAFLRSPLGPLRLGQLAVGAAFWLTVAAHRYEGAAHFALFAAVLVWLLTLGLFGMSALGRWELVPWLGSRWLLANLAHDLLLGVGLCAAAAGIMGHKAGQKSYCNLPGYSQRCLYGAYLGAAVCGAVAACLYLFSGLYCLARRCRDQRDIV; via the coding sequence ATGAggcgggcggggcggcgggcgcgCGTCACCCGCGGGGAAATCCCGCGTGACGTCACAGGGATCCCCGGCGCTGCTCCGTTTCCCGCGCTGCTCCGTTCCCCGCGCTCCGTCCCGCGGTACCGCTGGGCCCCGCGCTGCGGGacgaggcggcggcggcgggtgGAGGATGCGGAGCGGGACGGCCGAGGCGGGGGGTTTGGCCGCGGGGCCCCGCTCGCTCGGTTGGGCCGTccgggggcggggcggggcgggggagGAGAGAGGCCCCGCTCGACGCCAGATGTTGGGCAGCATCCAGCCGCCCTCTCTAAGTGCTGCCGGGGCGCCGAGTCCCTCCCGCCCCTCGGCAGGCAGCGCCCCGCCATGGCCCGCTCGGCTCCCCCGGCCgtgccgccgccgcccccgggCCCGCCGCCCCGCGGCTCGCTCGGGCTGCACCGCGCCTTCCTGCGGAGCCCGCTGGGGCCGCTCCGCCTGGGGCAGCTGGCGGTGGGCGCCGCCTTCTGGCTCACCGTGGCTGCCCACCGGTACGAAGGAGCGGCCCACTTCGCGCTCTTCGCCGCCGTCCTCGTGTGGCTGCTCACCCTCGGCCTGTTCGGGATGAGCGCGCTGGGGCGCTGGGAGCTGGTGCCCTGGCTGGGCTCCCGCTGGTTACTGGCCAACCTGGCGCACGACCTGCTGCTGGGAGTCGGGCTGTGCGCGGCCGCCGCCGGCATCATGGGCCACAAAGCCGGGCAAAAGAGCTACTGCAACCTGCCGGGGTACAGCCAGCGCTGCCTCTACGGAGCCTACCTGGGAGCCGCCGTCTGCGGAGCCGTGGCCGCCTGCCTGTACCTCTTCTCCGGGCTCTACTGCCTGGCACGGCGCTGCCGGGACCAGCGTGACATCGTGTGA
- the MORN4 gene encoding MORN repeat-containing protein 4 isoform X2 has translation MTLTKGSFTYCSGEEYRGEWKEGRRHGIGQLTFADGTAYVGHFENGLFHGCGVLSFADGSRYEGEFVQGKFSGVGVFTRYDNMTFEGEFKGGRVYGFVSAAPYPVTPIPSLPRSPDVP, from the exons ATGACCCTCACCAAGGGCTCCTTCACGTACTGCAGCGGGGAGGAGTATCGCGGGGAGTGGAAGGAAG GACGCAGGCACGGTATCGGCCAGCTGACGTTTGCTGATGGCACCGCCTACGTGGGGCACTTTGAGAACGGTCTGTTCCATGGCTGTGGAGtgctcagctttgctgatgGCTCCAG GTATGAGGGGGAGTTTGTGCAGGGCAAGTTTAGCGGTGTTGGCGTCTTTACCCGCTATGACAACATGACCTTCGAGGGCGAGTTCAAAGGCGGACGTGTGTATGGCTTTG TGTCTGCTGCTCCCTACCCTGTCactcccatcccttccctccccaggTCTCCTGACGTTCCCTGA
- the ANKRD2 gene encoding ankyrin repeat domain-containing protein 2: MELDGEKGKELEVEQITELDVEKAKELIDQKLAEEEEEEKRLKGDGPREPLPVERMSTPELEEEKRQGPRNRGIEAIKGQERGRRSSVDLRREIIDVGSIQRLIELRKQRRKRREERAATPEPTPPPEPEEIEGPVEPEDFLRAAVQGKIRVIEKFLADGGPPDTCDEFHRTALHRSSLEGHMDILQKLLDNGATVDFRDRLDSTAVHWACRGGHLEAVKLLQDRGADLNMKDKLLSTPLHVATRTGHLDIVEHLIHCGVDINSPDREGDTALHDATRLSRYKIIKMLILHGADMMARNLAGKTPTDLVQQWQVDTRQALETKEQPQEEAEVPA; encoded by the exons ATGGAACTGGATGGGGAAAAAGgcaaggagctggaggtggaACAGATCACGGAGCTGGAtgtggaaaaagcaaaggagcTCATTGACCAGAAGctggcagaggaggaagaggaagagaag AGGCTGAAAGGTGATGGCCCACGGGAGCCACTGCCCGTGGAGCGGATGAGCACaccagagctggaggaggagaaacGCCAAGGGCCCCGGAACCGCGGCATTGAGGCCATCAAG GGCCAGGAGAGGGGGCGGAGGAGCTCGGTGGACCTGCGGCGGGAGATCATTGATGTGGGGAGCATTCAGCGGCTCATCGAGCTTCGCAAGCAGCGCCGCAAGCGCCGAGAGGAGCGGGCAGCCACCCCAGAGCCCACCCCACCACCAGAGCCCGAGGAGATT GAGGGTCCCGTGGAGCCGGAGGACTTCCTGCGAGCTGCCGTGCAGGGCAAGATCCGTGTCATTGAGAAGTTTCTGGCGGATGGTGGCCCCCCAGACACGTGTGATGAG TTCCACCGTACAGCCTTGCACCGCTCCTCGTTGGAGGGACACATGGACATCCTGCAGAAGTTGCTAGACAATGGAGCCACCGTCGACTTCAGGGACCGG CtggacagcactgctgtgcactgGGCCTGCCGGGGGGGACACCTGGAAGCCGTGAAATTGCTGCAGGACCGAGGGGCAGACCTCAACATGAAGGACAAG ctgctcagcacccCTCTCCACGTGGCCACCCGCACTGGGCACCTGGATATAGTGGAGCACCTCATCCACTGCGGGGTGGACATCAACTCCCCAGATAGg GAAGGTGACACAGCGCTGCACGATGCCACACGGCTCAGCCGCTACAAGATCATTAAAATGCTGATCCTGCACGGGGCTGACATGATGGCCAGGAACCTG GCTGGTAAGACTCCGACGGACCTGGTGCAGCAGTGGCAGGTAGACACACGCCAGGCACTGGAGACCAAGGAACAGCCACAGGAGGAGGCTGAGGTCCCAGCGTGA
- the MORN4 gene encoding MORN repeat-containing protein 4 isoform X1: MTLTKGSFTYCSGEEYRGEWKEGRRHGIGQLTFADGTAYVGHFENGLFHGCGVLSFADGSRYEGEFVQGKFSGVGVFTRYDNMTFEGEFKGGRVYGFGLLTFPDGSHGVPRNEGFFENNKLLRREKCQAVIQRAQTASKSAHNLTA, from the exons ATGACCCTCACCAAGGGCTCCTTCACGTACTGCAGCGGGGAGGAGTATCGCGGGGAGTGGAAGGAAG GACGCAGGCACGGTATCGGCCAGCTGACGTTTGCTGATGGCACCGCCTACGTGGGGCACTTTGAGAACGGTCTGTTCCATGGCTGTGGAGtgctcagctttgctgatgGCTCCAG GTATGAGGGGGAGTTTGTGCAGGGCAAGTTTAGCGGTGTTGGCGTCTTTACCCGCTATGACAACATGACCTTCGAGGGCGAGTTCAAAGGCGGACGTGTGTATGGCTTTG gTCTCCTGACGTTCCCTGACGGCTCTCATGGGGTTCCCCGCAACGAGGGCTTCTTTGAGAACAACAAGCTGCTGCGGCGGGAGAAGTGCCAGGCGGTGATCCAGAGGGCCCAGACTGCCTCCAAGTCTGCTCACAACCTCACAGCGTGA
- the AVPI1 gene encoding arginine vasopressin-induced protein 1, with translation MDGTGPDGTAGRGGAAPGGAAGARRTLTDRPSGRTMGTPASVASDPPGRAAPAAPGRKRGSANIFQGVGLPELRSLFLSGGAEKPEERARLVWRYAGQRRMARALRKLRRRRAARRGADTAALPRFRRLRITDKEPEGDGTDQAASGLRQQH, from the exons ATGGACGGGACGGGACCGGACGGGACGGCGGGAAGGGGCGGAGCGGCACCGGGCGGAGCGGCGGGAGCGCGGCGGACACTCACTGACCGCCCCAG CGGCCGCACCATGGGAACGCCGGCCTCGGTAGCGAGCGATCCTCCGGGGAGAGCGgcgcccgccgcccccggccgcAAGCGGGGATCGGCCAACATCTTCCAGGGCGTGGGGCTGCCCGAGCTGCGCAGCCTGTTCCTCAGCGGCGGCGCCGAGAAGCCCGAGGAGCGCGCCCGCCTCGTGTGGCGCTACGCGGGGCAGCGCCGCATGGCACGGGCGCTGCGGAAGCTCCGGCGGCGGAGAGCGGCACGGCGCGGAGCTGACACGGCGGCTTTACCGAGATTCCGCCGCCTCCG GATCACCGATAAGGAGCCCGAGGGAGACGGCACGGACCAGGCAGCCTCGGGGCTCcggcagcagcactga